A single genomic interval of Nitrospinaceae bacterium harbors:
- a CDS encoding DUF4102 domain-containing protein — translation MNLTKRTIDALKPPEKGYTLYWDSKLPGFGVRVTSSGMISFVLNYRVKGRERRYTIGRYGEITPTKAREEAMRIKSEVRGGTDPLADRAKGRNEPTFYNLADEY, via the coding sequence ATGAACCTCACCAAGCGGACCATCGATGCACTTAAGCCTCCCGAGAAGGGGTACACCCTCTATTGGGACTCCAAGTTGCCAGGCTTCGGTGTGCGGGTAACATCCTCCGGCATGATCTCATTCGTCCTGAACTATCGGGTAAAGGGGCGCGAGCGACGTTACACAATCGGTCGCTATGGCGAAATAACTCCCACTAAAGCTCGCGAAGAAGCAATGCGCATCAAATCGGAGGTGCGAGGAGGAACTGATCCCCTGGCAGACCGTGCGAAGGGCCGAAATGAACCCACTTTCTACAATCTCGCCGATGAGTACG